The following proteins are co-located in the Romeriopsis navalis LEGE 11480 genome:
- a CDS encoding ComEA family DNA-binding protein, with product MALLNRIIVDWVLDRVEQLGRLALNQSPQNQLPKIMPWQLLRQKITNDPYYRFQSLTELRIAAEHGIRIDVNTATVDDWLRLPGISIHQARLLTQITEAGLHFYCIEDVATALGTSVQRLKPLELIMQFCFYDPDSLTNIDRIPLNTAPAESLIALPGIGPVLARAIVRDRTSRGDFCDLLDLQERLSLPNALTSDLLHYLKF from the coding sequence ATGGCACTGTTGAATCGAATCATTGTTGATTGGGTCCTCGATCGTGTTGAGCAACTCGGACGACTCGCCCTGAATCAATCCCCTCAGAATCAGCTGCCCAAAATCATGCCGTGGCAACTGTTGCGCCAAAAGATCACGAATGATCCGTACTATCGGTTTCAATCCTTGACGGAACTACGAATTGCTGCCGAGCATGGCATTCGGATCGATGTGAATACCGCCACCGTTGATGACTGGTTGCGTTTACCGGGCATTTCAATCCACCAGGCACGTCTTTTAACCCAAATTACTGAAGCCGGTTTGCACTTCTACTGTATCGAAGATGTCGCCACCGCATTGGGCACATCCGTCCAGCGGCTTAAACCCTTAGAACTAATTATGCAGTTCTGCTTCTACGACCCCGACAGCCTGACGAACATTGATCGCATCCCGCTCAATACTGCCCCCGCCGAATCTCTGATTGCCTTACCGGGCATTGGACCTGTCTTAGCTCGCGCGATCGTCCGCGATCGCACCTCCCGTGGCGATTTTTGCGATTTGCTAGACTTACAGGAACGCCTATCGCTACCGAACGCCCTCACATCCGACTTGCTGCATTACTTAAAGTTTTAG